Proteins encoded within one genomic window of Lysinibacillus sphaericus:
- a CDS encoding YicC/YloC family endoribonuclease: MVRSMTGFGRGVTTTRDFQLTVEIRSVNHRFLEIHAKFPKEWLEAEVFAKKLISQALSRGKIDVMVYVKDLENVEQSIEINWSLIEAYRKAKEQLASKVPLEEKWTMQELLALEKALVQEKPQLTPEDLLGAVEHAVTEAIGQLIQMREREGQELQDVVVQYKEQLMEQVNQIRSCSSLAVEKYRTRLVERIAEIAEVALLEDRLLAEVAIFAERVDITEELDRLDSHFNQLEETLLETVSIGRKLDFLMQEIHREINTIGSKNQSTEAAVAVVQAKTILEKMREQVQNIE; the protein is encoded by the coding sequence TTGGTGCGTAGTATGACTGGTTTTGGCAGAGGTGTCACAACAACAAGAGACTTTCAGTTAACCGTAGAAATACGCTCGGTCAACCATCGTTTTTTAGAAATTCATGCAAAATTTCCGAAAGAATGGCTTGAAGCAGAAGTTTTTGCGAAGAAATTAATTTCACAAGCTTTATCCCGAGGGAAAATTGATGTGATGGTATATGTAAAAGATTTAGAAAATGTCGAGCAATCTATTGAAATTAATTGGTCATTAATTGAAGCGTATCGTAAGGCAAAAGAACAATTAGCAAGTAAAGTACCGCTAGAAGAAAAATGGACGATGCAGGAGCTACTAGCGCTTGAGAAAGCATTGGTACAAGAAAAGCCGCAACTAACGCCAGAAGATTTATTAGGTGCTGTGGAACATGCGGTAACAGAAGCCATTGGACAGTTGATTCAAATGCGTGAGCGTGAAGGGCAAGAATTGCAAGATGTTGTTGTACAATATAAAGAACAGCTAATGGAACAAGTGAATCAAATACGTTCATGTTCTTCACTTGCTGTTGAAAAATATCGTACACGTTTAGTAGAACGGATTGCTGAAATTGCAGAAGTAGCGCTTTTAGAAGATCGTTTACTCGCAGAAGTAGCGATATTTGCAGAACGAGTGGACATAACGGAAGAATTGGATCGATTAGATAGTCATTTTAACCAACTGGAAGAAACGTTACTAGAAACTGTTTCAATCGGGCGTAAATTAGACTTTTTAATGCAGGAAATCCATCGTGAAATCAATACGATAGGTTCTAAAAATCAATCGACAGAAGCAGCCGTTGCAGTAGTTCAGGCAAAAACAATTTTAGAAAAGATGCGTGAGCAAGTTCAAAATATCGAATAA
- the def gene encoding peptide deformylase, translating to MAIKKVIEHPAKVLSTPCAEVTEINEDIIALLDDLYDTMVEYDGVGIAAPQINVGLRVAIVELGEERDILEMINPTVIKTDGAEVDIEGCLSFPGLYGEVERPDYVKIEACDREGRVYELEAGGFEARAILHEIDHLDGILFDSKIKRIVTEEELEEMYAEEEE from the coding sequence ATGGCGATTAAAAAAGTAATCGAACATCCAGCAAAAGTATTATCTACACCATGTGCTGAAGTAACAGAAATTAACGAAGATATTATTGCATTACTTGATGATTTATACGACACGATGGTGGAATATGATGGCGTTGGGATTGCCGCACCACAAATTAATGTTGGACTACGCGTGGCAATTGTCGAGCTAGGTGAAGAAAGAGATATTTTAGAAATGATTAACCCTACTGTTATTAAAACAGACGGAGCAGAAGTGGATATCGAAGGGTGTTTAAGCTTCCCAGGATTATATGGTGAAGTTGAACGTCCTGATTATGTGAAAATTGAAGCTTGTGACCGAGAAGGGCGTGTCTATGAGCTTGAAGCTGGTGGCTTTGAAGCGCGAGCGATTTTACATGAAATCGATCATTTAGATGGTATATTATTTGATTCTAAAATTAAGCGCATTGTGACAGAAGAAGAGCTAGAAGAAATGTACGCAGAAGAGGAGGAATAA
- the coaBC gene encoding bifunctional phosphopantothenoylcysteine decarboxylase/phosphopantothenate--cysteine ligase CoaBC, with amino-acid sequence MNKNILLCVSGGIAVYKAVALVSKLSQAGARVKVIMTASARQFVNPLSFQVMSKNDVYFDTFDEKDSNVIAHIDLADWADLILVAPATANVIGKLANGIADDMVTTTLLATTVPVWIAPAMNVHMYDHPAVKRNLAQLATDGYQFIEPSEGFLACGYVGKGRLEEPEKITALVQQYFFAPKPLAGRTVLVTAGASYVPMDNQHVISTKADGKVGQALAREAQALGAHVILLGEEATNAYDLITQVENVKKQNAQLLFIHAANIPTIESAPTLSIAGTEAVTFGQKVLGNPMLQVIADEWIDYSQTATINGQIVNISDTTQFAKVLWQHILQGESQ; translated from the coding sequence ATGAATAAAAATATTTTACTTTGTGTTTCAGGTGGTATTGCGGTTTATAAAGCTGTCGCGCTAGTGAGTAAACTATCGCAGGCGGGTGCCCGTGTAAAGGTCATTATGACAGCATCAGCCCGGCAGTTTGTCAATCCGCTAAGCTTTCAAGTCATGTCAAAAAATGATGTCTACTTCGATACATTTGATGAAAAAGATTCGAATGTCATTGCCCATATAGATTTAGCTGACTGGGCAGATTTAATATTAGTCGCTCCTGCAACTGCCAATGTGATTGGCAAACTAGCAAACGGTATTGCAGACGATATGGTAACAACGACATTACTTGCTACTACTGTACCTGTTTGGATTGCACCTGCTATGAATGTCCATATGTATGATCATCCAGCGGTTAAGCGCAATTTGGCACAACTAGCAACAGATGGTTATCAATTTATCGAACCGTCAGAAGGCTTTTTAGCATGTGGCTATGTTGGGAAAGGTCGTTTAGAGGAGCCAGAGAAAATTACGGCACTTGTGCAACAGTATTTTTTCGCTCCAAAGCCATTAGCAGGACGAACGGTGCTTGTAACAGCCGGAGCAAGTTATGTCCCTATGGATAATCAGCATGTAATTAGTACAAAGGCCGATGGTAAGGTTGGACAAGCGTTAGCGAGAGAAGCGCAAGCACTAGGGGCACATGTCATTCTTTTAGGTGAAGAAGCAACAAATGCGTATGACCTTATAACGCAAGTAGAGAACGTTAAAAAGCAAAACGCACAGCTCTTATTTATCCACGCAGCCAACATACCAACAATTGAAAGTGCCCCTACTCTATCCATTGCAGGTACAGAGGCAGTGACATTTGGACAAAAAGTGCTAGGGAATCCGATGTTACAAGTAATAGCCGATGAATGGATTGACTATAGTCAAACAGCAACAATAAACGGACAAATTGTCAATATTTCAGATACGACACAATTTGCAAAAGTTTTATGGCAGCATATATTACAAGGTGAGTCGCAATGA
- a CDS encoding Rqc2 family fibronectin-binding protein — protein MAFDGLFTYSMTTDLQKLVTGRITKIHQPNAQEVVLQIRANGGNHKLLFSIHPSYARVHLTEQTIENPAEPPMFCMLLRKHLEGGFISSIKQHELDRIIIVEIQSKNEIGDPIVRELHAEIMGRHSNLLLIDTEQNKIIDSLKHLSPSMNSFRTILPGQPYIAPPAQNKWQPLTVDDEQLAAFFAEPKTAKDIVSQFIGFSPLHAEELLFRLTAMSNKVGCFKDFMADFNDGGKEPMYVYAHGKTYFSPIALTHLQGEKTAYPNVHELLDRVFFARAERDRVKQQAGDLERWLQNEIDKLSLKIKKLTKDYERASKLDQFQLYGELLMANIYAFEKGVKEVTVTNYYSESAEQVTIPVSERKTPIENAQSYYTKYTKAKNALIMVQEQLEKTREEITYFEMLAQQVQQASPGDIEEIREELAEQGYLKLRHAKKKKKQLKPEPEHYLSSTGTPISVGKNNKQNDMLTFKIAKRTDIWLHTKDIPGSHVVIHNANPDDTTLREAATLAAYFSKARDSSSVPVDYTEIRQVKKPNGAKPGFVIYFEQKTLFIDPDETVILQLKKQS, from the coding sequence ATGGCATTTGATGGTTTATTTACTTATTCAATGACAACAGACCTACAAAAATTAGTAACAGGTCGTATTACGAAAATACATCAACCTAACGCTCAGGAAGTTGTTTTACAAATCCGTGCAAATGGAGGGAACCATAAATTATTATTTTCTATCCACCCTTCCTATGCACGTGTACATCTTACAGAGCAAACAATTGAAAACCCTGCTGAGCCCCCTATGTTTTGTATGCTTTTACGTAAGCATCTAGAGGGTGGTTTTATTTCTTCTATTAAACAGCATGAGTTAGATCGTATTATTATAGTAGAAATCCAAAGTAAAAATGAAATCGGTGATCCCATTGTACGGGAACTACATGCAGAAATTATGGGTCGCCATAGTAACCTGTTATTAATTGATACAGAACAAAATAAAATTATCGACAGTTTGAAACATTTATCACCTTCGATGAATAGTTTCCGAACAATATTACCAGGACAGCCTTATATCGCCCCACCTGCACAAAATAAATGGCAACCTCTTACGGTCGATGATGAGCAGCTAGCTGCATTTTTCGCAGAGCCAAAAACCGCTAAAGATATTGTGTCGCAATTTATTGGCTTTTCTCCATTACATGCAGAGGAGTTATTATTTCGCTTAACCGCCATGTCAAACAAAGTCGGATGCTTCAAGGACTTTATGGCAGATTTTAATGATGGTGGCAAAGAACCGATGTATGTTTACGCGCATGGTAAAACATATTTCTCCCCAATTGCTTTAACACATTTACAAGGAGAGAAAACTGCCTACCCAAATGTACATGAGCTTCTTGACCGTGTATTCTTTGCTCGCGCTGAGCGAGATCGTGTGAAGCAACAAGCAGGTGATTTAGAACGCTGGTTACAAAACGAAATCGACAAACTATCATTAAAAATCAAAAAACTGACGAAAGACTATGAACGCGCCTCCAAACTAGATCAGTTCCAATTGTATGGGGAACTATTGATGGCCAATATTTACGCTTTTGAAAAAGGTGTGAAGGAAGTGACCGTCACAAACTATTACAGTGAATCTGCTGAACAAGTGACGATTCCGGTAAGTGAGCGTAAAACACCGATTGAAAATGCACAAAGTTATTACACGAAATATACGAAGGCTAAAAATGCCCTTATTATGGTGCAAGAGCAACTCGAAAAAACGAGAGAAGAAATAACTTATTTTGAGATGTTAGCGCAACAAGTGCAACAAGCATCGCCTGGTGATATCGAAGAGATTCGTGAAGAATTAGCGGAACAGGGCTATTTAAAACTTCGTCACGCTAAGAAAAAGAAAAAACAGCTTAAACCTGAACCCGAACATTATCTATCATCTACAGGAACGCCCATTTCTGTAGGGAAAAACAACAAGCAAAATGATATGCTGACATTTAAAATAGCAAAGCGTACAGATATTTGGCTACATACAAAAGATATACCGGGCTCTCATGTAGTCATTCACAACGCTAATCCCGATGATACGACATTGCGAGAAGCTGCAACACTTGCCGCCTATTTCTCAAAAGCACGTGACTCATCTTCTGTTCCGGTAGATTATACAGAAATAAGACAAGTGAAAAAACCTAATGGTGCCAAACCAGGATTCGTTATTTACTTCGAACAAAAAACATTGTTTATAGATCCCGACGAAACGGTTATTTTACAATTAAAGAAACAGTCTTAA
- the gmk gene encoding guanylate kinase encodes MIKERGLLIVLSGPSGVGKGTVRKELFSQPNTNYEYSISMTTRNPREGEVDGVDYFFKTREEFETLIDQGGLLEHAEFVGNYYGTPLAYVNETLDAGRDVFLEIEVQGAAQIRKKAPDALFIFLAPPSLTELKDRLVGRGTETADVIAKRIATASEELEMMSLYDYVVENDEVTNACDRINAIIKAEHCRRERVEKRYLSMLRGE; translated from the coding sequence ATGATAAAAGAACGTGGATTATTAATTGTTCTGTCTGGCCCGTCTGGTGTAGGAAAAGGGACAGTGCGAAAAGAATTATTTTCTCAACCGAATACGAATTATGAGTATTCCATCTCAATGACAACACGAAATCCTCGCGAAGGTGAAGTAGATGGTGTAGACTATTTTTTCAAGACACGTGAAGAGTTTGAAACGTTAATTGACCAAGGTGGCTTATTAGAACACGCTGAATTTGTAGGCAATTACTATGGCACGCCGTTAGCCTATGTAAATGAAACACTTGATGCTGGTCGTGATGTATTTTTGGAGATTGAAGTACAAGGAGCAGCACAAATTCGTAAAAAAGCACCGGATGCCTTATTTATTTTCTTAGCCCCTCCAAGTTTAACGGAATTAAAAGATCGTTTAGTTGGCCGTGGGACAGAAACAGCGGATGTTATTGCAAAGCGTATTGCAACTGCAAGTGAAGAGCTTGAAATGATGAGCTTATACGATTATGTAGTTGAAAATGATGAAGTGACAAATGCCTGTGATCGTATAAATGCGATTATTAAAGCCGAGCATTGTCGAAGAGAACGTGTTGAAAAAAGATATTTGTCAATGTTGAGAGGAGAATAA
- the rpoZ gene encoding DNA-directed RNA polymerase subunit omega, giving the protein MLYPSVDALKKEIDSKYSLVSLASKRARQMQEVEGTERLHKYVSYKYVGKALEEVAAGVLTKVSQDESAVYEDEI; this is encoded by the coding sequence ATGTTATACCCATCAGTAGATGCCTTAAAAAAAGAAATCGATTCAAAATATTCTTTAGTAAGTTTAGCATCAAAACGTGCTCGTCAAATGCAAGAAGTAGAAGGTACTGAGCGCCTACACAAATATGTTTCCTATAAATATGTAGGAAAAGCACTTGAAGAGGTAGCAGCAGGTGTACTTACAAAAGTATCACAGGATGAGTCCGCTGTGTACGAAGACGAAATCTAA
- the priA gene encoding primosomal protein N': MNVLYAEIIVDVSTYHVDRSFDYAVPVEWVAVIEKGCRVKVPFGPRNVLGFVVGLKHETDVPTNKIKPIAQILDIEPVFTEEMLLMAKWLKNETICYEIDALQVMLPSALRAKYEKIVKLLDHQTILPMAVQQIFGKRQQANFKEFERAGLLPLLKTLIADKIVKIENVVKQQGNVKEVRMVKITEDEQALSNAMQEASRAAKQRSLIEWMASHLGEVFTPQQIYEATAVSAAVLQAVIEKGAASFIQEEVYRDPFTKDVARTQSLQLTDEQAVALKAITHSIDTQSAATFLLQGVTGSGKTEVYLQAIQKVLNDGKEAIMLVPEISLTPQMTERFRSRFGEMVAVMHSGLSVGEKYDEWRKIQQGKVRVVVGARSAIFAPFTNLGLIILDEEHESTYKQEDSPRYHARDVAIWRSQYYRCPVILGSATPALESYARAKKGVYTLLTLKQRALHQAMPTVYVADMREELQKGNRSMFSELLIEGIRTRLERREQMVLFLNRRGYSSFVLCRDCGTVVQCPNCDISLTYHRTTEKLKCHYCGYEEHVPQICPQCQSEHIRYFGTGTQKVEEEIYKLFPEARVLRMDVDTTKHKGAHEEILQAFGEGQADILLGTQMIAKGLDFPNITLVGVLSADTSLHLPDYRAAERTFQLLTQVSGRAGRHDKAGEVVIQTYTPEHYAIELAKVQDYEPFYEREMFLRRRSGYPPYYFVALIQVSHEDVMMAAEYAGRAADWLRGNLSNQVSIIGPTVASISRLQNRYRYQCLIKYKIEPNLIPVLQRLLAMYRAEWIKQGILMTVDLDPSTI, translated from the coding sequence ATGAACGTTTTATACGCAGAGATCATAGTGGATGTTTCAACATACCATGTAGATCGCTCATTTGACTATGCGGTTCCTGTAGAATGGGTAGCTGTTATAGAGAAAGGCTGTCGTGTAAAAGTACCATTTGGACCGAGAAATGTACTAGGATTTGTTGTAGGTTTAAAACATGAGACAGATGTTCCAACTAATAAAATAAAGCCGATTGCTCAAATTTTAGATATAGAGCCTGTTTTTACTGAAGAAATGTTGTTGATGGCAAAGTGGCTTAAAAATGAAACAATTTGCTATGAAATTGATGCTTTGCAAGTAATGCTACCCTCCGCATTACGAGCTAAGTATGAAAAAATCGTCAAATTACTCGATCATCAAACGATTTTGCCAATGGCTGTCCAACAAATTTTTGGGAAGCGACAACAGGCAAACTTTAAGGAATTTGAACGGGCAGGATTATTGCCACTCTTAAAAACGTTAATTGCCGATAAAATTGTAAAAATAGAAAATGTCGTGAAGCAACAAGGCAATGTAAAAGAAGTTCGTATGGTAAAGATAACTGAGGACGAACAAGCATTAAGCAATGCTATGCAAGAGGCATCAAGAGCTGCGAAGCAACGTTCTTTAATTGAATGGATGGCTTCGCATTTAGGTGAAGTTTTTACACCACAGCAAATTTATGAAGCAACTGCTGTCTCGGCTGCTGTATTACAAGCGGTTATTGAAAAAGGCGCAGCAAGTTTTATACAAGAAGAAGTGTATCGCGATCCTTTTACAAAGGATGTTGCACGTACACAGTCCTTACAATTAACGGACGAACAAGCCGTTGCATTAAAAGCAATTACGCATTCTATTGATACACAATCTGCTGCCACCTTTTTATTGCAAGGTGTTACAGGTAGTGGCAAAACGGAAGTTTACTTGCAAGCGATTCAAAAGGTTTTAAATGACGGCAAGGAAGCTATTATGCTAGTGCCTGAAATTTCGTTAACGCCCCAAATGACTGAGCGTTTTCGTAGTCGTTTTGGTGAGATGGTTGCCGTGATGCATAGTGGGTTATCTGTTGGAGAGAAGTATGATGAGTGGCGTAAAATTCAACAAGGGAAAGTAAGGGTTGTAGTAGGTGCCCGTTCAGCAATTTTCGCACCCTTTACTAATTTAGGGCTAATTATCTTAGATGAAGAGCATGAATCGACTTACAAGCAGGAAGATTCACCCCGTTACCATGCGAGAGATGTAGCCATTTGGCGAAGCCAATATTACCGTTGTCCTGTTATTTTAGGTAGTGCGACACCCGCTCTTGAGTCATATGCCCGTGCGAAAAAAGGGGTCTATACACTATTAACGTTAAAACAGCGTGCGCTGCATCAAGCAATGCCAACTGTATATGTTGCAGATATGCGAGAGGAACTTCAAAAAGGAAACCGCTCGATGTTTTCGGAACTACTAATTGAAGGGATACGAACGCGACTTGAACGACGAGAACAGATGGTGTTGTTTTTAAATCGAAGAGGATATTCGTCCTTTGTGCTATGTCGTGATTGTGGGACGGTCGTGCAATGTCCGAACTGTGATATTTCATTAACCTATCATCGCACAACGGAAAAACTTAAGTGTCATTACTGTGGTTATGAAGAGCATGTGCCACAAATTTGCCCGCAATGTCAAAGTGAGCATATTCGATATTTTGGTACAGGGACACAAAAGGTAGAAGAAGAAATCTATAAATTATTTCCAGAAGCAAGGGTATTACGAATGGATGTTGATACAACAAAGCACAAGGGGGCACATGAAGAGATTTTGCAAGCATTTGGTGAGGGGCAAGCTGATATTTTACTCGGTACGCAAATGATTGCAAAGGGACTTGATTTTCCTAATATTACACTTGTTGGTGTGCTTAGTGCCGATACATCATTACATTTACCAGACTACCGTGCTGCGGAGCGGACTTTCCAATTACTTACACAGGTAAGTGGTAGAGCAGGTCGTCATGATAAAGCGGGTGAAGTCGTAATTCAAACCTATACGCCTGAGCATTATGCAATTGAATTAGCTAAAGTACAAGATTACGAGCCATTTTATGAACGGGAAATGTTTTTACGCCGTCGTTCGGGCTATCCACCTTATTATTTCGTTGCACTTATACAAGTATCGCATGAAGATGTCATGATGGCAGCAGAGTATGCAGGACGTGCAGCAGATTGGCTTCGAGGAAATTTATCCAATCAAGTGTCCATTATTGGCCCAACAGTTGCGAGTATTAGCCGCCTCCAAAATAGATATCGCTATCAATGTTTGATAAAATATAAAATTGAACCAAATCTGATACCTGTTTTGCAACGTTTACTTGCGATGTATCGAGCAGAATGGATTAAACAGGGGATATTAATGACGGTTGATTTAGACCCGTCTACGATATAA
- the fmt gene encoding methionyl-tRNA formyltransferase, with amino-acid sequence MTSIIFMGTPDFSAPILRMLHNEGYDIKAVVTQPDRPVGRKRVLTPPPVKAAALELGLPVIQPEKLRGSEELQQILDLQPDIVITAAFGQILPKELLDAPPLGCINVHASLLPKYRGGAPIHQAIIDGEKETGVTIMYMAEKLDAGDIISQKAIAIEEDDHTGGLFNKLSVVGCELLKETLPSIINRTNSRTVQDETQVTFASNISREQERIDWAKDATTLYNQVRGLHPWPVAYTTFEEGNFKIWWAQVGQAKHNVTPGTVVAIAKDHFEVAAGNGTALALYDIQPAGKKRMTAEDYLRGTGSKLQIGDQFK; translated from the coding sequence ATGACGTCAATTATTTTTATGGGGACACCTGATTTCTCAGCGCCAATTTTGCGTATGCTACACAATGAGGGCTATGATATCAAGGCTGTTGTGACGCAACCAGATCGACCAGTTGGGCGTAAGCGAGTGCTAACACCGCCACCTGTTAAAGCAGCAGCATTGGAATTAGGATTGCCTGTTATTCAACCAGAAAAGCTACGTGGCTCTGAGGAATTACAGCAAATACTGGATTTACAACCGGATATCGTTATTACAGCAGCTTTTGGGCAAATTTTACCGAAAGAATTGCTCGATGCACCGCCGCTTGGCTGCATTAATGTGCATGCCTCCCTTTTACCGAAATATCGAGGTGGAGCGCCAATTCACCAAGCTATTATCGATGGTGAAAAAGAAACAGGCGTTACGATTATGTATATGGCGGAGAAGTTAGATGCAGGCGATATCATATCTCAAAAGGCAATTGCTATTGAAGAGGATGACCATACAGGTGGTCTATTTAATAAACTAAGTGTTGTAGGGTGTGAGCTATTAAAAGAAACACTTCCTTCTATTATTAATAGAACAAATAGCCGGACAGTACAAGATGAAACACAAGTGACATTTGCCAGCAATATATCGCGGGAACAAGAGCGAATTGATTGGGCAAAGGATGCCACGACTCTCTACAATCAAGTGCGAGGATTACACCCTTGGCCAGTAGCCTATACAACATTTGAAGAAGGTAACTTTAAAATTTGGTGGGCACAAGTTGGACAAGCGAAACATAACGTGACACCTGGTACAGTGGTAGCAATTGCAAAGGATCATTTTGAAGTTGCGGCTGGCAATGGGACAGCGCTAGCATTATACGATATTCAACCAGCAGGAAAAAAACGAATGACGGCAGAGGATTATTTGCGAGGCACAGGTTCGAAATTACAGATCGGGGACCAATTTAAATGA
- the rsmB gene encoding 16S rRNA (cytosine(967)-C(5))-methyltransferase RsmB: protein MSKKSVVIWDGNVRDAALSILLAVDKNQAYSNLLLHETIKRHKIEAKDRALLTEITYGTLQYKMTLDYYLEPFIRGKLDHWVRWLLRLSLYQMHYLTRIPPHAAVNEAVEIAKRRGHQGIASTVNGILRSILRQGVRAIEDITDPIERLAIETSHPQWLVERFVHNYGLEVATAMLHENNVPPVQTVRVNRTVATPEQAIASLQAEGLTVQQSDLMPECLHVTNGQPARTKAFQDGVITIQDESSMIPANVLNPSPGMRVLDMCAAPGGKTTHLAEKMGNKGSILATDLHPHKLDLIDHNTERLGLDIVETAPIDGRKAPNFLQLESFDAVLVDAPCSGLGVMRRKPDIKYTKREEDLENLQKIQLALLDAATKVLKQDGKLVYSTCTVDKQENEGTVEAFLTEHPEMEAIQLESLPTKLAEKQANGMLQVFPQDFGSDGFFVAAFRKKGESN from the coding sequence ATGAGTAAAAAAAGCGTAGTAATTTGGGATGGCAATGTACGAGATGCCGCACTTTCTATCCTACTAGCAGTAGATAAAAACCAAGCGTATAGTAATTTACTTTTACACGAAACGATTAAACGCCATAAAATAGAAGCAAAGGATCGTGCACTTTTAACAGAAATTACGTATGGGACGCTTCAATATAAAATGACCCTTGACTACTATTTAGAGCCATTTATTCGTGGTAAACTAGATCATTGGGTGCGTTGGCTACTGCGTTTGTCGTTATATCAAATGCACTATTTAACACGTATACCACCGCATGCAGCCGTAAACGAAGCGGTAGAAATTGCAAAACGTCGTGGACACCAAGGTATTGCTTCGACAGTAAACGGTATTTTGCGTTCTATCTTGCGTCAAGGCGTAAGAGCAATAGAGGATATAACAGATCCTATCGAACGTCTTGCTATTGAAACCAGTCATCCACAATGGTTAGTTGAACGCTTTGTTCATAATTATGGTCTGGAAGTAGCGACAGCAATGCTTCACGAAAATAATGTTCCGCCGGTGCAAACGGTGCGCGTCAATAGAACCGTGGCAACACCAGAACAAGCGATTGCCAGTTTACAAGCGGAAGGCTTAACAGTACAGCAAAGTGACCTAATGCCAGAATGTCTTCATGTTACAAATGGGCAACCTGCTCGTACAAAAGCGTTTCAAGATGGTGTGATTACCATTCAAGATGAAAGCTCCATGATTCCTGCAAATGTGTTGAATCCTTCTCCAGGTATGCGCGTCTTAGATATGTGTGCAGCACCAGGTGGTAAAACGACGCATCTTGCGGAGAAAATGGGCAATAAAGGTTCTATTTTGGCAACGGATTTACACCCACATAAATTAGATTTAATCGACCATAATACAGAACGTCTAGGACTGGATATTGTAGAAACGGCTCCGATTGATGGACGCAAGGCTCCAAACTTTTTACAATTGGAATCGTTCGATGCGGTGTTAGTCGATGCACCATGTAGTGGCTTAGGGGTTATGCGTCGTAAGCCGGATATTAAATATACGAAGCGTGAAGAGGATTTAGAAAATCTTCAAAAAATTCAACTGGCGCTACTTGATGCGGCAACGAAAGTATTAAAACAAGATGGCAAGCTTGTCTATAGTACATGCACAGTCGATAAACAAGAAAACGAAGGCACTGTTGAGGCCTTTTTAACAGAGCATCCAGAAATGGAAGCTATACAACTAGAATCTTTACCAACAAAATTAGCGGAAAAGCAAGCAAATGGCATGCTTCAAGTCTTTCCACAAGACTTCGGCAGCGATGGTTTCTTCGTCGCGGCCTTTCGTAAAAAAGGAGAATCCAACTAA